A stretch of the Pseudoalteromonas ulvae UL12 genome encodes the following:
- a CDS encoding M23 family metallopeptidase, whose amino-acid sequence MKVNQINKVTECRFNKGMALAVLSLAVLSVSVVLNLYQWHHYQSDREHVAASLLKVKLDYQQQQAMMSDLRHKADDHLVSYQVKLAQLHSEVNRLNALGLTLAKVANIPENEYDVLQNMAQGGPVSDQYQSLEAKLGSVLAEIDQIDLALTDQAHKMSLLESVLMNHHIKESSQISGKPVMQGWLSSYYGMRNDPFTGQAAMHKGLDFAGSEGDPVITTGAGVVTWSAERSGYGNLVQIDHGNGISTRYGHNRTLLVKVGDVVEKGQTIAELGNTGRSTGAHVHYEVLNKGIQTNPLRTVYRTRAN is encoded by the coding sequence ATGAAAGTTAATCAAATAAATAAAGTGACTGAATGTCGCTTTAATAAAGGTATGGCACTTGCTGTATTGAGCTTAGCCGTACTGTCTGTAAGTGTAGTACTTAATCTGTATCAGTGGCATCACTATCAATCAGACCGAGAGCATGTTGCCGCAAGCTTGTTAAAAGTCAAGCTAGATTACCAGCAGCAACAAGCAATGATGAGTGATTTACGTCATAAAGCTGACGATCACCTCGTATCCTATCAAGTAAAGTTAGCTCAATTACACAGCGAAGTGAATAGACTTAACGCGTTGGGTTTGACACTTGCAAAGGTTGCCAACATTCCTGAAAATGAATACGATGTGTTGCAAAATATGGCCCAAGGTGGTCCTGTCAGTGATCAATATCAATCATTAGAAGCAAAGCTTGGGTCAGTATTGGCAGAAATTGATCAAATAGACTTGGCGCTGACAGATCAAGCGCATAAAATGTCGCTACTTGAATCTGTGTTAATGAATCACCATATAAAAGAAAGTTCACAAATTTCTGGTAAACCGGTTATGCAGGGATGGTTATCTTCGTACTATGGTATGCGAAACGATCCATTTACCGGTCAAGCAGCAATGCATAAGGGACTTGATTTTGCAGGTTCTGAGGGTGATCCAGTCATCACAACAGGCGCAGGTGTGGTAACATGGTCTGCAGAGCGCTCAGGTTATGGTAATTTAGTCCAAATTGACCATGGCAATGGGATCTCAACTCGATATGGCCATAATCGTACTTTATTAGTCAAAGTAGGTGATGTAGTTGAAAAAGGGCAGACGATAGCGGAATTGGGCAATACGGGCCGTTCGACTGGCGCGCATGTGCATTATGAGGTGCTCAACAAAGGCATTCAGACCAATCCACTACGAACTGTATATCGCACACGTGCAAATTAG